From the genome of Solibacillus sp. FSL H8-0538:
TAAGAATCATGCGAAATAACTGAAATCCATATTAAAATTAGCTCTATCAACGGGAGAGAAGGATTTTTATGTGGATTGTGGCAGCAATTGTGACGATGTTTTGCTTTGGTATCAATAATATGATTTTTAAGGTGACAGCAGGAAAAGGTCTATCAAAGATACATATGCAGTTTTTCTTTTACCTGATCGCGTTTTTATTAATGTTTGGTTATGGTTTGGTTGAAGGGTTTGCGCCATTCAATATATTAACCATCGTTCTTGGTGCGGTAATTGGGATATTAAATACAAACGGCAATATTCAAATGTCCAAGGCGTTTGAAAAGGGGCCCGCGAGTTTAACGTCGCCGCTCATTAGCACGTATACGGTTATCCCAATACTAAGTGCGGCACTCATTTTCCATGAGCATATCACCCTTATGCAGTGGGTCGGTATTATTATTATGCTTGCGTCTGCGGCAGTCATTCAATATGCACCAGGGAGTGGAGGTACAATTGATTATAAGCCGTGGATGTACCGAATTTTACTGTCTATTTTATCGTTTGGTATACTCGGTGTGCTCATGAAGACTTCTTCTCACTTACATATCGACTCGATGAATACGCTGGTTTGTATGTATGGTGGCGGTGCGGTTTATTTAATTATCTATAGCTGGATTATGAAGGGAAAATGGCATCGTTCAGAACTGAAATTTGGCGCGCTCATAGGTTGCTTTAGTGTTGTAGGGTATAGTAGTTACTTTTTTGCCCTTGATACAGGGGTGGCAAGTATTGTATTCCCAATCGTTAGCCTAAGCTGTTTAGTCGTCGTGCTTGGCAGTTGTTGGCTATATAAAGAAAAGCTAAAAGTTTATCAAATCGTCGGGGTCTTGTCAGCGGTAGTTGGCATTGTGCTAACAAAAATTTAACAAAAGATAAGTACTTTATAGGTATAACCGTACCGTAAGTAATTAAGATCAATACAAAAAAGGTGATGTTTTGGATTTTTTCTAAACGTCATCTTTTTTTTATAGTTCCTTAACTATACGTCTATTTCTGAAAAAGAATTGTTACGGTGGTGGTTTTTTATAGTCTCTTTTAATTTTGATTGTTAATTTAGAGAGAAATTAACAATC
Proteins encoded in this window:
- a CDS encoding DMT family transporter, which codes for MWIVAAIVTMFCFGINNMIFKVTAGKGLSKIHMQFFFYLIAFLLMFGYGLVEGFAPFNILTIVLGAVIGILNTNGNIQMSKAFEKGPASLTSPLISTYTVIPILSAALIFHEHITLMQWVGIIIMLASAAVIQYAPGSGGTIDYKPWMYRILLSILSFGILGVLMKTSSHLHIDSMNTLVCMYGGGAVYLIIYSWIMKGKWHRSELKFGALIGCFSVVGYSSYFFALDTGVASIVFPIVSLSCLVVVLGSCWLYKEKLKVYQIVGVLSAVVGIVLTKI